The DNA window tcttctttcgaTAATTCTTTATCCAATGAAAGACATCGAAATCATTGCTCATCCAAAGAAATTATACAAAAGAAATCTACCCCTCTCTGAAATGGTAGTAAAAGAAGGTTTAAAGAGGCCAGGTAAAGAAGCTAAACTTGTTTCTCAAATAGTAGATGGTCTATCAGACTCTCTGTCAACGATGTCCGAAAATTTCGATCTCGACGACCTAGAAGACTTTGAAGATCAATACATATGCCAGCACTGTACTCCTTGCGTGGACAAGATTAAAGTGTACGTAGCGGAATTTTTACTCTACATGGGCGTGAACTGAAACAGCAGCGtactttctttcttttttttgtttgcaACAACACCAGTAGATCTGACATCATTATATATCTCAGAACTTTACGAAAAGTAATGACATTTTTAAACAAAAGAGTCtatataaaaattcttAAAATTATTGTCCCCACGCGTATTACTAGTTTCACTAATGGTAGCCTTATTTACAATACTGGCCGTACCAGCAGCTGCCGCTGTGTTGCTgccatcatcatcaattctATTATGTGATATTACTGAATGAGGTATTGTGCCCAATTTATGTAAAGTTATGgcaaaattatcaaaatcaaactGTTGACTCGCGACAGTAGTGTCATTAGGATTATCAATAAGCCCGCTGTGTATATTTGAACCATGAAAACttatatcaaaatcatcatatAAGTTTCCTCTAGCTATAGAAATTGAGCTTTCACAGAAATTACGAGATCtcaataatttatcatcaaatgattcatgcaattcttcaatgatCCAACTCATATCAATTCTGGAATCATGCAACAGACTTTTAGACGCTTTGTTTCGATGCAATTCTGTACTGTTTGTGTCTATAAATGtctcatttttattaatcaaATTGGGCGATTTATTTATTCTCTTCCTGGAAGTAGTATTCTTTGGAGTTTTGACATGCTTTGAAGGTAGATATTTATTCATAGAATTTGACAGTGAGTTCGTTGAATTTACACGATGAGTCGGTGACAATCTGTACCTATAAAGAGCACCGACAATGAAATTATCACTCGCGGATAATGGTGTCGTTTCACATTTCTCCATGATAGGAACAGACTTACGTTTATCAGgactgaaaattttattaaattcaGTGATGGcatcattttctatatGATT is part of the Kazachstania africana CBS 2517 chromosome 1, complete genome genome and encodes:
- the KAFR0A02400 gene encoding uncharacterized protein (similar to Saccharomyces cerevisiae BCK2 (YER167W); ancestral locus Anc_8.232), whose amino-acid sequence is MSEQQLPLHKSKIRSRSSPLRDSITKWKIPHYHKNSIPSKLELESFNSTNRSDNNTRVSKESNFFSSSPIGENTKKKVTVSKEKTQNRIFVNYTVEDKDDFSLTDSASSIVDLYPRSIENKPNQETISRLVNLLDESTDLTPINLLDDISTEQVKVTRGTTRSKSADLKMMPPLTPIAKHDIANSKNIFFDKCCTATNAISQSMSNHIENDAITEFNKIFSPDKRKSVPIMEKCETTPLSASDNFIVGALYRYRLSPTHRVNSTNSLSNSMNKYLPSKHVKTPKNTTSRKRINKSPNLINKNETFIDTNSTELHRNKASKSLLHDSRIDMSWIIEELHESFDDKLLRSRNFCESSISIARGNLYDDFDISFHGSNIHSGLIDNPNDTTVASQQFDFDNFAITLHKLGTIPHSVISHNRIDDDGSNTAAAAGTASIVNKATISETSNTRGDNNFKNFYIDSFV